AGCTGCCTGTATATTATTCAGCTTTGTTATCACAGCTTCTACTGTCTCATATTTATTAGGAAAGAAACATGCACATTTTTATAATGGCatataaacaacacaaacaataataCATGTACTTTTTATCCACCAGTTTTTGGTCAAGTTAtggttcttttctttgaaatagaATTTTGGCATTGTGAGCCTGATAACATCTTGATTCTTGTCATTTGAAGTGAGACCAGCATGCACAGATTACTCGTAGCTGGATGATAGACAGTTAACTTAGGCTGAGTTATAATAGCCCAGGACTTAATGcttctgggtggggtgggggatggcatTATAAATGATGTTATTGTTGAACGGATGTTTGATCCGTTTCACTGGCAGATGTTGAAACAATCAAACACAGATCTGCTTCATTTATTTAAAGCTATCCAGAATTATGCACTCccgccctttttctttttctctctgtccttctctttctctgtctctgtctctctctctctcccctctctctctcctctctctctctctctctctctctctctctctctctcctctcctctcctctcctctctctctccccccccccctgtgtgtgtgtgtgtgtgtgttatatttttttttataagtggaGTAATGTGGACACTTTGAATTAGACTTTAGAGCATTAATCAATTCTTGAATTGGTTGTAGTGTTATGTGTCTACCTCTCAGTCCATCACCTTGTCTGCTGGGATAATTTTGAGGGGTAACAAGTGCATTAACACTTTCAgtctgcctttttctctctctgtgagtgtgaatgagagtatttctgtgagtgtgtgtttgaaagacatACTGGCATAATTTTTGAGAAAATACTGAACTGTGTGACTGAGAAACAACTGTCCTTGCTCAGATATGTTGTTtgctctgataaaaaaaaaaaaaaaaaaaaaaatattggacaAACTGGGTAAGATACTGGTACTGTTGTGCTGTGACCAAGGCATTTGATGATATCTGAATGCATGCATCTCacaatgttctttctctctgtctctctctttcacttttacTCACAGAAAAAGGTGCACTCACATTCATACTTacactcatgctcacacacacacacacacacacacacacacacacacacacacacacacacacacacacacacacaaaacaaacaaaaaaaccaaaaaaaaacccaaaaaactgacaGTGTTTTTATAATCATTAATCCCAAGGGGATGCAATGCCATGGCCTGCATGGTGATAACATTTAAACTACAGTGCACATTGATCAGCACAAGATGGGGATAAGGGACTCATTTTGGGGTTTTCCACTTTTACAGGTTATTATATCATGTCTCATTTTATAAATTAAAGTTGATAattatatttctttatcacaTTATCTGGTGAAGGAGGTCCTTGTTTTGTCTCATCAGTGGGATATAGCTTCTATTTCTGGTGCAGGAACTGCAAAAAGAATTTTGTCTGGTCCTTATTATGGGGGCTGCCAGATACATGGAAAGGGTTATCTTTAAATGAATTAGATGTTTTGAGGAGTCAGCCATCACCTTTTGTTGAAGTCATCACAAGTCATTTGGACGTGCTGAACACTTTGTTAGAGAGAACTAGTGAATGGATTTGATGCCTCTTGGTACCGTTAATCATGTCTCCAAAGTGAGTGTTCACCATATTCTAAATTTAGAATGATAGTTGATATGATTTGAATAGAACATTACATTTATTTTTCTCTGCAGGCTCTCTTGATGAGACAGATTGTCAGTGCTGGAGTTCCTTCAAGGCGTAGTTTATTTCTTGAGCTTTTCTTACATAACTTTTCCAAGGATGTTTAATATTCAGTTCTATTCCATGATCTCAGACAAGTGAAAGATGATGATTTAGATTGGTGCTTACACCTCCCAGGCAGTAAGCATATGGCGTTGTACAACATGCATAGGCAAACATGCATTGAGCACACCATGTATGAACATTTACAATcttgtgcacacaaacacgcaaacaaacacaccagcacatgcacacacggccAGTTAAAGTTCAAGAAGTTCAAGTGGCAAGAAAATAATTCTAACAAGTAGAATATTTAGAGTGAAGTATACTTGAATGATAGTAGACTTCTGTAAAGTACTGTTGATCAGACTTGAAATGTGGGTTGGGTATGAATGAGGCAGAACTGCATGAAACAGTAAGAACACGATCTAAACCAAAGCCTGGTTTTCATCTCTGTCTGATGGAGTAGATGCTTTCTTattctctcactgtgtctttccCTATTGTGCATGTGCTTGAATGCCTGCCCAAATTTTTGTACATACATCTATTACATGCACGCAActtgccccaccccccttacacacatcATGACATGCAAAAATATTTATGAAAACATTCTGTGTCTTTTGGGTAaaggtgtatctttttttttctgaattgttATCTTCCATCTTCCATTAATCTCCTTTGTACTTTGTTTCATgtctcagttttttttgttttgggtcatTGTCGGTTTATGGTGAAATTCTGAAAAGAGACTCTAGTCTTATATTTTGTTAATTTATGGCAGAGTTATGGGCCATTGATATTTTCCATTGAGCTGCCTGTATATTATTCAGCTTTGTTATCACAGCTTCTACTGTCTCATATTTATTAGGAAAGAAACATGCACATTTTTATAATGGCatataaacaacacaaacaataataCATGTACTTTTTATCCACCAGTTTTTGGTCAAGTTAtggttcttttctttgaaatagaATTTTGGCATTGTGAGCCTGATAACATCTTGATTCTTGTCATTTGAAGTGAGACCAGCATGCACAGATTACTCGTAGCTGGATGATAGACAGTTAACTTAGGCTGAGTTATAATAGCCCAGGACTTAATGcttctgggtggggtgggggatggcatTATAAATGATGTTATTGTTGAACGGATGTTTGATCCGTTTCACTGGCAGATGTTGAAACAATCAAACACAGATCTGCTTCATTTATTTAAAGCTATCCAGAATTACGCACTCccgccctttttctttttctctctgtccttctctttctctgtctctgtctctctctctctcccctctctctctctctctctctctctctctctctctctctctctctcctctcctctcctctcctctcttctccccccccccctgtgtgtgtgtgtgtgtgtgtgtgtgtgtgttatatttctttttataagtGGAGTAATGTGGACACTTTGAATTAGACTTTAGAGCATTAATCAATTCTTGAATTGGTTGTAGTGTTATGTGTCTACCTCTCAGTCCATCACCTTGTCTGCTGGGATAATTTTGAGGGGTAACAAGTGCATTAACACTTTCAgtctgcctttttctctctctgtgagtgtgaatgagagtatttctgtgagtgtgtgtttgaaagacatACTGGCATAATTTTTGAGAAAATACTGAACTGTGTGACTGAGAAACAACTGTCCTTGCTCAGATATGTTGTTtgctctgataaaaaaaaaaaaaaaaaaaaatggacaaacTGGGTAAGATACTGGTACTGTTGTGCTGTGACCAAGGCATTTGATGATATCTGAATGCATGCATCTCacaatgttctttctctctgtctctctctttcacttttacTCACAGAAAAAGGTGCACTCACATTCATACTTacactcatgctcacacacacacacacacacacacacacacacacaaaacaaacaaaaaaacaaaaaaaaccccaaaaaactgacAGTGTTTTTATAATCATTAATCCCAAGGGGATGCAATGCCATGGCCTGCATGGTGATAACATTTAAACTACAGTGCACATTGATCAGCACAAGATGGGGATAAGGGACTCATTTTGGGGTTTTCCACTTTTACAGGTTATTATATCATGTCTCATTTTATAAATTAAAGTTGATAattatatttctttatcacaTTATCTGGTGAAGGAGGTCCTTGTTTTGTCTCATCAGTGGGATATAGCTTCTATTTCTGGTGCAGGAACTGCAAAAAGAATTTTGTCTGGTCCTTATTATGGGGGCTGCCAGATACATGGAAAGGGTTATCTTTAAATGAATTAGATGTTTTGAGGAGTCAGCCATCACCTTTTGTTGAAGTCATCACAAGTCATTTGGACGTGCTGAACACTTTGTTAGAGAGAACTAGTGAATGGTCTTGATGCCTCTTGGTACCGTTAATCATGTCTCCAAAGTGAGTGTTCACCATATTCTAAATTTAGAATGATAGTTGATATGATTTGAATAGAACATTACATTTATTTTTCTCTGCAGGCTCTCTTGATGAGACAGATTGTCAGTGCTGGAGTTCCTTCAAGGCGTAGTTTATTTCTTGAGCTTTTCTTACATAACTTTTCCAAGGATGTTTAATATTCAGTTCTATTCCATGATCTCAGACAAGTGAAAGATGATGATTTAGATTGGTGCTTACACCTCCCAGGCAGTAAGCATATGGCGTTGTACAACATGCATAGGCAAACATGCATTGAGCACACCATGTATGAACATTTACAATcttgtgcacacaaacacgcaaacaaacacaccagcacatgcacacacggccAGTTAAAGTTCAAGAAGCACATAAGTCAATAAGAAAGTCtgcagaatggaagaggtgtgttttgagagatttTTAAACCGAACTTGGGAATCCATGTGACAAACTAAGAAGGGCTGTTTGTTTCACACTGTTGGACCAAGATAGGAGAAAGTGTTGactttgtgattttttgtttcttcaaaGAATTGTCAGCAGTCCAAAATCAGAATATGTGTTGATGGCAAGGTGTCAGCGGATCAGTAATCTGTGGTGGCTGTAAAGAGTGAGCACGAAATTGATTTATGTCATGACCTGCAAGGAAGCGTTAATTTTAAATTTGAACTAGTCAGGTGGATGCTTCTGTGACTCATTAACAATACAGACCACAgctgatctcctctctctctctctctctctctctctctctctctctctctcacctgtgtctctctgtcactgtcactgtctctatatCACTATCCCTCTCTTCtgggtttctctttctcttgatgGTCCAATGGATGAATATTAGAATTATGCCAAATCTTGTGGAAGAATCTGAAGATCTTATAAACACTCAGATTatttcaaatattttttaggatTATCTTAGAGGATATAAACACCCATATGTCAAATATTGTTGAGGATACTTTGCTTTTAAAATAAAGAAGCATGAAAATCCCTTATTAAATCTACTGGTTTGTTTCATGGAGTTTCAGCTCATATAGACATGCTGCAAAAATTCCACGCGGAGAGGGAGTAATGCAGTTCACAGTTCTTCACACATTTCCTCAGTGTATTCATTTGACATTCTTAAAAGAAAATTCTTGCAATAGGgcacatggagagagggagagagaggtatttGACATTTTGTCAGTAATATTTGAAAGGATTATAAGAGTATTGCTGCTGAGGCTTGAAATGTGCATTGACACCCCAGTGTGGGCTCAGATCTCCACGGTTCTTACCCCTGCATTACTGtccgggtgaagggtggagattttttggtctcccaggtcagcatacctGTATAGCTGCtggtttctgtaaaaaaaaaattattaaattcTATcaacagcaaatgtggtgtagtgtatacatAGATTaatctgcacactttgacacctccttgaaactgaaactgatgcattTATGGAAGTTAACTACCTTTACATGTGCGGAAAATCACAAACACACCCTGGGGTAAATATCCAGAAAGCCGTGTTGGCATGCAATGGGTAATGGTGAAAGGAATCATGCCATGATGCATTACACCTGAAAAATGGAGTGTGCTTGTTGAAAGGGTGGGGTGAAAATTGTCAAACATGTTACAGCCTACTCACAGAAACAAGggagtggggagtgtggggggttttTGCCCTTGAATGCTGAACAAGGAGCAGCAGTTCATATTGTATGCATTCATAACAGTGTGGTTTGTATAACATTCATGACTGCAGgcatgtgtgactctgtgtgtgtgtgtgtgtgtgtgtgtgtgtgtgtgtgtgtgtgtgtgtgtgtgtgtgtgccataaatGTTTATCACTTAAAAGTATATTGTTATCTTCATTGAATCCACAAATCAACCAAGAAATTGAGTATCAAACGGTTGTAAATTGTACTCCTTTGAAGGCGACCTTTTTGTGCTGTGACGAAATCTAGGTAATCAGAGGTATGTTATTTGTAACCTTGCCATTGAAATGCAGAGGTTTTGTGCACACCGCAGAACATGTCAAAAACCGTAATACATTAAGAATTTGCATATGAGGAACATATATGACAAACTCCATAATGTGTGGTGCCAACAAGGATTGTACACATGGCGTGGTGTGTTTTTATTACACTGGAAATTTATACATTAATCAGACTGAAATAAAATATCAGTTTGAATATACTAGTGTCGTTTGCTTCAAATCTAAAGAGAAATATGGGTATTCTGTACACTGTATAACTGTGTAGGAGAAATATTGTGTATGCTTTAACTCAGAAATGGGGAATTTCATTGTCTGTTGAGGTGAGAACAAAGTTAATGGAAAGTTTTGCACAGGCTCTTTACAATTTTCTGTTGGCTGAAAGCGTAGTGTAGGATCTCTAGTTTTCTGTTCCTTTAGTTGTGAAAGTCTGCCTGTTCCTTATTTGGAAAGTGAGGATGTGTAGGGTGTAGGTGCATTTTGATGACATGCCACTGATCTGGTGAGAAACTGtcaagtgttttctctctcttcaggTGTCTCTGGGATCCAGAGCTTTGTCAACTCATTGTCAGCCTTTGGGTCCTTGGGAGCGCCTGGACTTCCTCTCAGTCAGATCGGTGCTAGTGCTGGCCCCTCCCGGCAGAACCGAATGGGGGGCCTGCCAAAGAGCCAGCGTGGGGGCTCTGCAGGCTACAGCAAGAGCCACTCGTCACTTCAGAGGGCGTTCGCCCTGCACAGGGAGGACAAACGCAGGAAACAGGAAGGTGTGACCTCTGATGAGGACATGAAGCAGAGGCTAGAGCTGATGACTGAACTGTTAACTTTGAAGGGGATATCGTCCACCGAGGACTACAAGGCAGCACTGctcagagagaagagaaggctgGCCAAGAAACTCTATCGGGCCTCTTTgccagaggagaagaagaatgagataaaagaaaaggaCAAGCTGCACAAGAGATTGAAAAGAGCCACAAGGTGGGCAGCCTCAGAGTCCATGACGGACACTACCACACAGCATTTCTCTGATTGCTCCTCTGACATGACCTCCCAGAAAGACTTTGACAATGTGCCCCGAACCAGTTCTGGTTTCGGCGGCAGTTTCACGGCGGTTGGGTCGGTCTCCATGGGGGGTCTTCATGACAAAGAccagggtggcggtggtggcaaCGCCTCGCGGCACAGCTCTGATTCCTCCAGAGTGGGTGCCAGGCCCGGGTCGGGGCCCAGTTCCGAGGAGAACATGCACGGCATGGGATCCGAACCTCTGTCGTGTGACACGGGCATGGGGTCAGGGTCAGCAGGGTTGGGGTCAGGGTCGGCCGGCAGCATTCCCAGGCTGGGCTCGAGTTGTCTGAGTAATATACCCAGGATTTGTTCCACCTCAGCGGCGCATGTCCAAGTAGGCACGGATCCCATGGAGAGCTTTGCCAGCGCTCGGCCTGGCAGCGTTAGTTCCTCCAGCATGGTGTTTGGGTCTGTGGGCAGTGTTCCGTGGATGGATCCTGTCTCTTTTGATACCAGTTCACAGGAACACAGGCACATGGATCACGGTGGTGGTCAGCGGGAGGGGGGCTATAATCTGATGAAGCTAGGTCAGAGATGACTATGAATCAATTGTGTATGTCGGCATGCAACAGTATTTATTGTACTACACATTTAGCTGGCTAATTGTGTGAGTTGTTGTGAAGGACTTTTTATTAAAAAAGAATTATGGTCAGGGTTTATTCAgactatttcctttttttcttctttttttgtagatatttttatttttaccatTTATACTGTGCTATGTTTTTACTGTCTGCATTTTGGTTGTGGCAATCAGTCTAGCCAGCGTGCTGTTTGTGAAACAGTTCAGGAAAACTGTACCTTTGTGCATGTTAGATGGTCATCGTTCAAATATACTTTtccaaaaagaaaagaggaggaagtcTAGAGAGAAAGAATCTCTGATCCATGTAGGTTGTTTGAtactgagttgttgttgttttttcttttcatctcattCATTTACACAACCTAGTCTTATGAAGACATTTAATCATCATGTTCTTTTTACCCCAGACTGGCTCTACACTTTACAGAGGACAGAAATGGCATCACTGTGAGGGATAAATTATCATCCATCATAATGTTTTGAGTTGTGATGATGAGGGTACCATTATACAGAGGGGTCGTTGTGAGAGGTTGTACCGTAAGATGCATATATTAGCAACtgcagggaaaaaacaacaaacaaaaccactttCTTTGTCAGAACCACTTTGCCACCAGTAACTTGATAAAAGTATGTTTACTTTCATCTTCATTTCATCTCTTTAATGGTGAATTTAAAAGAGTTTCAAATTCCCAAGCTTCATATAATAATTTTAACCAAAAAATGTGCACATTTTATAGAGTTTGAAATTCCCAAGCATTGTAGAATAATTTGAATTAATAAATGTGTATGAAAAATCAGGTGAATGTTCTATTTTGCTAAGCCagatcttttgttttgttgatctgaTGGAGATGGCCAATATTTTTGTTTAAAACTGTGCTTTGGTTTTTCAGTGAAAAGCTGACTCTAAAATAAGTCATGCAATAATTAGATACTTGGTATTCTTCAAACATGTGAAAAGTTGTAGATATGAATGTTGTAACTTTGAAAAGAATGGTTGAACCTGATGTAATTTGGTGGCGGTGAAGTAAACGTTACTGGTTGTTAATGTTATCTGTGTAAACATACAGTATAGTCTTTGAACAGTATTAAATGTTCTGCCAAGTAATCATAGATGCGTATTACTAGTCAGTGTACAGTCATCAGATTTCTGGATCAGGTTAGAGAGGCAGGATATGTCATGTGTCATAATCCAACGATAATGTTGTTTGGGTTGAAGCTATTAGTATTATGGCTTCAATTATTGTCCACTGAACTGGCTTTATTGAAGCTCTTAAGGCTTTGATCATTGTCAGATGAACGGGCATTGGCATTATGACAATTATTGATTATTGTCCAGTATCTGTCTTCTGTGCTGCCATCTAAAGTGAACATGAAAATGTATTTGATGGAGATGTACATAACTGTAGATTTGTACATGGTTCTGAGTGACATGTGCATTGATGTCAGAAGTGTGACTGTTTTACAGATGTGTAACATAAGCGTTGTAGGTGATGTCTGGAGACATATGTTTAATTTGTGCAGCTAGAGACAATTTTGAAAACATGTACTTGGTGATCATGTGATGGTTTCTGTTGTGTCAGCAGTTTTTCTCATTGTTTGTGCTGACTGTGTGCTACTTCTGCATTTGATAGGTGTGGTAACTGTCTCTTCATTAGTAGGGTTGAAGACAACATGTACATTGGCCAGTACTCACAGTAGATTGTAGACCCTTGATGAATCTCTTCTTGCCTCGTCAGTGTGAATGTGATGGGATTGGGGTGAGAGGTGATACATGTTAAGGAGTGGGgatatgggggtgaggggttgatgatgatgttccttCATGACTGAAGACTAAAACACAGCGggaccacaaacaacacgacatttgaaaaaaaaaaggactgttaAACTAACCCCCATTATAACCTTTCAAGCAATCAATGATCAATCATCATGCAAAACAGGTCTCCTGATGCCATAGCTGCGCCTGTTGTCAAAATAGCTTCCTAATCCGCTAAGCCACGGAAGttattatattttaaaaaaaccaaaaaacatgagCAATTTATCATCATAGGTTGTACTTCCATTTCCATAAATGCCTGTTTGGTATTGCCAAAAAAAATTCTGTGTCCAACAAAAGTGAAGTTCCAGTGACTGACTCAGGGGAGCAGAGTGAGGAGTGGAAGGGGTAGTAGTGGTTCTTGATTCAGTGTCTGTTCACTTCTGTGATTTGAGATATGACATGGGATGGAATCTGTAGATATGTCTGCATGTAACTTTGTAAGTGCTCACATGCGCTACACAGACACCCaccatgcatgcgcgcgcgcacacacacacacacacacacacagacacagacagacacatgcatgcatgcccatgcacacacatgctcacaaaatctttgcaaaaacacatacatgtacgtgGTTCCCAATATGTTTCTTCTATTTTTGCAAGTCTGTaaaatttttgtgatttttataTCGAAATGTAAAGACCTGGGCAGAAATGACTAACCCTGTAACCTAGCAGTTGTGTATCAAGCCACATAAGGTCTGTGGCTTTAGTTACAAGCTGTCGGTGGAACTCTGACAAagaaacacatatatatttttaggCGGTTTTAAACTTCACCAGTGTGAATGATATTGATCTTTGACCACATCTCAAGCTGTCCCACCTGCAAATTGATAGCATGTGAAATTAATGACTGTTGTTTTGGACAACACTGGTATCAATTTCAGTGACTTATTTGTCAGTTAGTTAACTTGTGAGTGAGTGCTGTTTGGGTTTGAATGAAAAATGAGAGAGTGTAGCGTGGCATCTGTACATTTTCTTGAACAAAACATATAATATGAAAAATGAATATGTATGTGACTGAATTCAGTTTTTATAGATATTATGCATTTGGACTATGACTTtgatgtttaatgtgtgtgtgtgtgtgtgtgtgtgtgcatgttcttgtgcatgcgtctgtgcttgtatatatgtgtgcacacatgtacatgttgcTCATGTTTGTTTCATGTGTATGAGTTAAGCTTATGTACttagcttgcttgcttgcttgtgtgtgtgtgtgtgcgtgtgtgtgtgtgtgcgcgcgcacgcatgcgcgcgcagaagtatacatagatatatattatacatatgtcCACAATTATGTTACTGATGCAACAGAACTTCAGCGTTCTCCATAAATCCTTGCTTTGATAGCAGTCATGTGGATGGGCAGAGATGCAAGGGAAACATGCAGGTAATAGGGAGGGTGTGCAAGTCCACTTTCatggtggacttttcgtcgctccCAGAGCGAGTAGTAGGTTATATGAGCAGCTGACCACCATCattgggcagcccaccaccacactggcttctctgagtttgcaattcctttgttcagacaacttttcggcagagtttataaatggatcagttcaaatacgtaatggcagaggtatgacaaacacactcaaaataaacatagaagactaaagtaaataatgggtgtaattataaaatgaaatatatcttgtaaacttgggAAAATAGTCGCCGAAAaggttcaaaatcctttcgtcataACAGCGATTTCCATGACAAAATTTCAGCCTTTTGGTGACACAGTTCTTGCTAAAAATAAACGGGGGAACCTCCATGAAAATGatacgaaagtgggtctgcacaccctcccAATGGGAAAATAATGTTGAAGAGACTGGAGGTGTTTCATACAAAGTATTCTACCTTCCTGCCTGTTGGAAGGAGTGTTCAGATCATGTCTTATTTTAGTTTTACTGTGGATTTTTTGGCCCCCCTCTCGTGTCCTTTCTGCCTGAGTTTGTGCTCAAGCATCATTCTGTAGGTTTTCCAGACATTTGTCACCATTTCTTTTGCCCCTGTCATGACTGAtcatcagttttttttatatatattattttttagtGTTGCTGTGCTTTTCTCTGAGGAGATGAGTCTTACATTTTGGTGAGTTGTGTTGTTTATTGACATGCTTTTTTATAGTAAtgatttttttgggtgggggtgagggggggtaatcATATCTGTGCTACGAATTAaatctttatcagtttatgtaaATAGTTATATTTTATTGTGATTGTTAGGAGGCAATAGATAGTTGTCAGTATGTggaatatattattatattttaattGTATTTATCAGTGGATTGACTCTTTGAACTCTAAAATTGTTCCTTTGACAGGAGAAATCAGATGTTGTTGTCTAAACTATTGTGATAGTTGATATAACAGAGCGATGAAAAATATAACACTTTTTTTGACAGGTGGTCAAGTAATGTAAAGCTTCAAATTGAGCTGGGGAAAGTAGTTAAGGAACTTTCAGATAAAAACCAATTTTTACAAAATCATACATGTGATATTTTGTGTGGTTTATCCACTTTTTAATGATCAACTACATTTACTGCATGAATTCTAAAGAAATACATGTAATGTTGAAAGGTTGGCAGAGGGTTTCTGTATCATTGATCAGAGGTTTGGATGACAGTTTGGATTTTTCTGTCATGAACTGTTTGTCGTTGTGTTAGCCTGTTTTCTCCTCACAACCTCTCTGTCAAACCGTATTCAGTGAGATCTGAATTGTTGATGAAAATAAGTTTTTGCATTGTAATACAAGGTGCATCAATGTCATTCTGTTTTATTAGTATTCACAATGCCTGAACAACAATGGTGGTGGTTTGTCTCTGTAGTTTTATGTTTATATGTTTAAGGAGAGAGAAATCAAGAGGAGGAAAATATGTTTTAAACAAAAGGATGCCTTTGTACAGTTATACAAAGTTAATTTGGCTCACTACCAGATCCTTCGTTGTGGGATAGCACAGTAATAAGAccacttttactctctctctctcttacatacaaacacacacacacacacacacacacacacacctttagcaCCCCTTTCAGACCAGACGATGAAGATTAAGGTAAAATGCTACAGTAGAATCTTTTATCTCCCCCTTTCTGAAGGATACTTTAACAAACTAAAGTCTGTagctgttgtctgtctctctcagatttGACATTCATCAATAATTTGAAATCTAGGGATTTCTTTCCCATCACTCCAGCTCCCCTcttcccatacacacactctgatGCAAACGCAAACATACTGATATTCACTTGATTTATTAAGGCACTGAAATTTATGTAGAAGAAAATACTGAAATTCCTTGACAAATACTGAAAAGGATCGTACAGATCTAGAAAATCTTGATTCAGGGGCTCACCAGTCCAATTCCCTCTCTGGTGACATTCTGCGAAAGGCAAAGCTAACAGAAGTtacagtaatgtgatgtgattAGAGGAGAATACAATGGTGGtaccttgcttttttttgtttttgtatttcaatATCACGAGTTCTGACAGTATTTGCATCACTGTGACCTTGTATTGTTGGAAatggtgaaaacaaacaaacaaaaacaaaacaaaacaaaaaaacaaaaacagacattcATAGCTGTAAGGGCGGTGTTGTGATTTTTGAGAATATTAAGTGTAAATGAAGTTTTATCCTGCCATGGCTTTGAAGGAGTATATGATACTGAGGATTTTTCTTGGAGCTGACAAAGCTCGTATAGAACAGAAGCCATGCTGTCTGGTCATGTAATTCTGGAACAAAATTACTTAATAAGGGATGTGAGAATGTATAAAGTACATTCACTGAGCATTGCtggcacacaaagaaacacaagaaGTCCCTCCGAGCGGGGATAGAGTAATAAGTCCTGAAAACAAGTGGTGTGGGAACATGCTATTTTGCCTTTGTGTTTCTAATTGTCAGTTATGTTCTGAAGAAAGAGTGTGTCCAGCAACAGCATCTTACTGAC
The sequence above is a segment of the Babylonia areolata isolate BAREFJ2019XMU chromosome 19, ASM4173473v1, whole genome shotgun sequence genome. Coding sequences within it:
- the LOC143293559 gene encoding uncharacterized protein LOC143293559 isoform X1, with the protein product MEKKEEAAAQFINALIKSVQTLCHGYLEFQNGIEIIGHINLSVDKGGSLDYILKEKVCRNAENSTLFISNSFYAESKAEEITQRRYSPLDSNAGPDVAMAQREGSKLASAISSISSSLSREKHKRGSDGRESHSSHKGSKRRSSQDHSEGHPAKVTHMLPESMHSGRGSSPVRSRGSLQGLGSPDGAASETLLPQTASVGDGSGIGVNLAGSVLEPVGNQNESDLARRDDDSDGDLEVTFIKEEYGQGDSSAGDFDSSGGHQFGGGSSLRDGSRFPVGLHDSSAGFMPGSFDQGAQYSPSDIASTSQPGPSGIRGVSGIQSFVNSLSAFGSLGAPGLPLSQIGASAGPSRQNRMGGLPKSQRGGSAGYSKSHSSLQRAFALHREDKRRKQEGVTSDEDMKQRLELMTELLTLKGISSTEDYKAALLREKRRLAKKLYRASLPEEKKNEIKEKDKLHKRLKRATRWAASESMTDTTTQHFSDCSSDMTSQKDFDNVPRTSSGFGGSFTAVGSVSMGGLHDKDQGGGGGNASRHSSDSSRVGARPGSGPSSEENMHGMGSEPLSCDTGMGSGSAGLGSGSAGSIPRLGSSCLSNIPRICSTSAAHVQVGTDPMESFASARPGSVSSSSMVFGSVGSVPWMDPVSFDTSSQEHRHMDHGGGQREGGYNLMKLGQR